A single region of the Nocardioides aurantiacus genome encodes:
- a CDS encoding heterodisulfide reductase-related iron-sulfur binding cluster, translating into MQLFAQVVSIAIAVVGIALFVKAIRQIIATIKIGQPARRTDNPVGRSLTLVKESLGHTRMLQWHWVGAGHWFIMTGFGLLFFTLVTAFGQLFDPGFHIPFLGHFFLFEWASELFTLVMIVAIVAFIYYRATRPKERERGPKGRFWGSTMWQGYFVEMVILGVGLCIVVLRGLEYALATKEDPEYASAFHFPLSFPLGEAFSGLSEGTLANLIYLVAMLKILISFTWMIVISLQPTMGVAWHRFLAFFNIYFKRNADGRTALGGLAPMTSGGTTIDFEDLEEMDEDTKLGVGAVEDFSWKGILDFSTCTECGRCQSQCPAWNTDKPLSPKLLITALRDHAYAKAPYLNAAEGDRAALLEGDTRLALEVERPLVGDTGDDWFYMPDSGAAVIDPEVLWNCTSCGACVQQCPVDIEHVDHIVDMRRYAVLVESNFPTELNGLFKGLENKGNPWNMSPKARLDWAKDLPFEVKVVGEDVESLDEVEWLFWVGCAGAYEDRAKKTTRAVAELLDMAGVDFAVLGNGETCTGDPARRAGNEFVFQGLAAQNAETLKDAKAKKVVSTCAHCFNTLKNEYAAFGVELEVVHHTQLLNRLVREKKLTPVASNGTADKRQVTYHDPCYIGRHNGVYSPPRELLQVIPDATLVEMPRNSERSFCCGAGGARMWMEENTGERINLNRTKEAVETGADQIAVGCPFCRVMLSDGLTNQQSKGEAREEVEVLDVAQMLLASVKGDSPAPRKASAAAAPAAAAAGGGAGGGTATLTREQEAAVEEDTHAEPSAGDATQTEDTVTATEDAGPLAKASGGTSLFDEPEMKDTQPATTGGNAGGSSLFDLGGDDAAPETKPATASGSASASGPASASASGSGSGSGSGSATSSGAASGGSLFDLGEPEEAPARPATEEPAGEDPADDSTTDGPTDRSQDDADTSTPTEPAPASSTRSAVTPATEVPEGGSLFDLAEPEEEQVSSSAPATPTAPAGTADAAPASTDDEPAGEDPAGDSTTDGPTDRSQDDADTWSQDAEKAATASAATAGTAGSGTRTALTPASEIPEGGSLFDLAEPQEESVAGSSAAPASEVPAAAAERQDEAADVQETVVEESDTPTSGDQVSPEPQPEATEPAPEPSAAAAAPAATSAPSGGEGGLGGKYAKGRSMFDLPSAASAPAAAAPAAPAPAPEAEAEAAPEADVSGSTVTPAPAAQAVDKPVTSLRDIKAKFAGGGAAASADASSGTSEATSTDDHSPEVATDTAEAVQEENPAEAVEEHPTEEPAAEATDTPDAPEASAPSDASEDEQPPARPATGSGEQHQPKTDADIHEAGSLFDL; encoded by the coding sequence ATGCAGCTGTTCGCCCAGGTCGTCTCGATCGCCATCGCGGTCGTCGGCATCGCGTTGTTCGTCAAGGCGATCCGCCAGATCATCGCGACGATCAAGATCGGTCAACCGGCGCGGCGTACCGACAACCCCGTCGGGCGCAGCCTGACGCTGGTCAAGGAGTCGCTCGGCCACACCCGGATGCTGCAGTGGCACTGGGTCGGCGCCGGCCACTGGTTCATCATGACCGGGTTCGGACTGCTCTTCTTCACCCTGGTCACCGCCTTCGGGCAGCTGTTCGACCCCGGTTTCCACATCCCGTTCCTCGGCCACTTCTTCCTCTTCGAGTGGGCCAGCGAGCTGTTCACGCTGGTGATGATCGTGGCCATCGTCGCCTTCATCTACTACCGCGCCACCCGCCCCAAGGAGCGCGAGCGCGGCCCGAAGGGACGCTTCTGGGGCTCCACGATGTGGCAGGGCTACTTCGTGGAGATGGTCATCCTCGGCGTGGGCCTGTGCATCGTGGTGCTGCGCGGCCTGGAGTACGCCCTGGCCACCAAGGAGGACCCGGAGTACGCCTCGGCCTTCCACTTCCCGTTGTCGTTCCCGCTGGGCGAGGCCTTCTCCGGCCTCTCCGAGGGCACCCTGGCCAACCTGATCTACCTCGTCGCGATGCTCAAGATCCTCATCTCCTTCACCTGGATGATCGTGATCTCGCTGCAGCCGACGATGGGCGTGGCCTGGCACCGCTTCCTGGCCTTCTTCAACATCTACTTCAAGCGCAACGCCGACGGCCGTACGGCGCTCGGCGGCCTGGCCCCGATGACCTCGGGCGGCACGACCATCGACTTCGAGGACCTCGAGGAGATGGACGAGGACACCAAGCTCGGCGTCGGCGCGGTCGAGGACTTCTCCTGGAAGGGCATCCTCGACTTCTCGACCTGCACCGAGTGCGGCCGCTGCCAGAGCCAGTGCCCGGCCTGGAACACCGACAAGCCGCTGTCGCCCAAGCTGCTGATCACGGCGCTGCGCGACCACGCCTACGCCAAGGCGCCGTACCTCAACGCCGCCGAGGGCGACCGCGCCGCCCTCCTCGAGGGCGACACCAGGCTCGCGCTCGAGGTGGAGCGCCCGCTGGTCGGCGACACCGGCGACGACTGGTTCTACATGCCCGACAGCGGTGCCGCCGTGATCGACCCCGAGGTGCTGTGGAACTGCACCTCGTGCGGCGCCTGCGTGCAGCAGTGCCCCGTCGACATCGAGCACGTCGACCACATCGTCGACATGCGGCGCTACGCCGTGCTGGTGGAGTCCAACTTCCCCACCGAGCTCAACGGGCTGTTCAAGGGCCTGGAGAACAAGGGCAACCCCTGGAACATGTCGCCCAAGGCCCGCCTGGACTGGGCCAAGGACCTGCCCTTCGAGGTGAAGGTCGTCGGCGAGGACGTCGAGTCGCTCGACGAGGTCGAGTGGCTGTTCTGGGTCGGTTGCGCCGGCGCCTACGAGGACCGCGCCAAGAAGACCACCCGCGCCGTCGCCGAGCTGCTCGACATGGCCGGCGTCGACTTCGCGGTCCTGGGCAACGGCGAGACCTGCACCGGCGACCCCGCGCGACGCGCCGGCAACGAGTTCGTCTTCCAGGGCCTCGCCGCGCAGAACGCCGAGACCCTCAAGGACGCCAAGGCCAAGAAGGTCGTCTCGACCTGCGCGCACTGCTTCAACACGCTCAAGAACGAGTACGCCGCGTTCGGCGTCGAGCTCGAGGTCGTCCACCACACCCAGCTGCTCAACCGTCTGGTGCGGGAGAAGAAGCTGACCCCGGTCGCCTCCAACGGCACCGCCGACAAGCGCCAGGTGACCTACCACGACCCGTGCTACATCGGTCGTCACAACGGCGTCTACTCCCCGCCGCGCGAGCTGCTCCAGGTCATCCCCGACGCCACCCTCGTCGAGATGCCCCGCAACTCCGAGCGGTCGTTCTGCTGCGGCGCCGGTGGGGCGCGGATGTGGATGGAGGAGAACACCGGCGAGCGGATCAACCTCAACCGCACCAAGGAGGCCGTGGAGACCGGCGCCGACCAGATCGCCGTCGGCTGCCCCTTCTGCCGCGTGATGCTCTCCGACGGGCTGACCAACCAGCAGTCCAAGGGCGAGGCCCGCGAGGAGGTCGAGGTCCTCGACGTCGCCCAGATGCTGCTGGCCTCGGTCAAGGGCGACTCCCCCGCGCCGCGCAAGGCCAGCGCGGCCGCCGCTCCGGCCGCCGCGGCTGCGGGTGGTGGCGCCGGGGGCGGCACCGCCACGCTGACCCGGGAGCAGGAGGCCGCGGTCGAGGAGGACACCCACGCCGAGCCGTCCGCCGGTGACGCGACCCAGACCGAGGACACCGTCACCGCCACCGAGGACGCCGGCCCGCTGGCCAAGGCCTCCGGCGGCACCTCGCTGTTCGACGAGCCCGAGATGAAGGACACCCAGCCGGCGACCACCGGCGGCAACGCCGGCGGGAGCTCGCTGTTCGACCTCGGGGGTGACGACGCCGCTCCGGAGACGAAGCCGGCGACGGCGTCCGGGTCCGCGTCGGCGTCTGGTCCGGCGTCCGCGTCCGCGTCCGGGTCCGGTTCCGGGTCCGGCTCCGGGTCCGCCACGTCGTCGGGTGCTGCGTCCGGTGGGTCGCTGTTCGACCTCGGGGAGCCCGAGGAGGCGCCGGCACGGCCGGCGACCGAGGAGCCCGCGGGCGAGGACCCCGCCGACGACTCGACCACCGACGGCCCGACCGACCGGAGCCAGGACGACGCCGACACCTCCACGCCGACCGAGCCCGCACCCGCGTCCAGCACGCGCTCGGCGGTGACCCCGGCGACCGAGGTGCCCGAGGGCGGGTCGCTGTTCGACCTGGCCGAGCCCGAGGAGGAGCAGGTCAGCTCCTCGGCGCCGGCCACACCGACCGCTCCGGCCGGGACTGCTGACGCGGCACCTGCGTCGACGGACGACGAGCCCGCGGGCGAGGACCCCGCCGGCGACTCGACCACCGACGGCCCGACCGACCGGAGCCAGGACGACGCCGACACGTGGTCGCAGGACGCCGAGAAGGCCGCCACCGCGTCGGCCGCCACGGCCGGCACCGCTGGCTCGGGCACCCGCACGGCGCTGACCCCGGCCAGCGAGATCCCCGAGGGCGGGTCGCTGTTCGACCTGGCCGAGCCGCAGGAGGAGTCCGTCGCCGGCAGCTCGGCCGCCCCCGCGAGCGAGGTGCCCGCGGCGGCTGCGGAGCGGCAGGACGAGGCCGCCGACGTGCAGGAGACGGTCGTCGAGGAGTCGGACACCCCGACCTCCGGCGACCAGGTCAGCCCCGAGCCCCAGCCCGAGGCCACCGAGCCCGCGCCCGAGCCGTCGGCGGCCGCTGCGGCCCCGGCGGCCACCTCGGCGCCGTCCGGCGGCGAGGGCGGACTGGGGGGGAAGTACGCCAAGGGGAGGTCGATGTTCGACCTGCCGTCGGCGGCGAGCGCCCCGGCAGCGGCAGCTCCGGCAGCTCCGGCTCCGGCTCCGGAGGCGGAGGCGGAGGCGGCTCCGGAGGCGGACGTGTCCGGCTCCACCGTGACCCCGGCCCCGGCGGCTCAGGCCGTGGACAAGCCCGTCACCTCGCTGCGCGACATCAAGGCGAAGTTCGCGGGCGGCGGTGCGGCGGCCTCGGCCGACGCGTCGTCGGGCACCTCCGAGGCCACCTCGACCGACGACCACTCCCCCGAGGTCGCCACCGACACCGCCGAGGCGGTCCAGGAGGAGAACCCGGCCGAGGCGGTCGAGGAGCACCCGACCGAGGAGCCGGCTGCGGAGGCGACCGACACCCCGGACGCCCCGGAGGCCTCGGCCCCTTCCGACGCCTCCGAGGACGAGCAGCCCCCGGCGCGGCCGGCGACCGGCTCCGGCGAGCAGCACCAGCCGAAGACCGACGCCGACATCCACGAGGCGGGGTCGCTCTTCGACCTGTAG
- the dcd gene encoding dCTP deaminase has product MLLSDRDILAEIDLGRIALDPYDAAMIQPSSIDFRLDRFFRVFENHRYPHIDPAADQSDLTREVVAEGDEPFILHPGEFVLGSTYETVSLPDDVAARVEGKSSLGRLGLLTHATAGFVDPGFSGHVTLELANVATLPIKLYPGMKIGQLCFFRLSSPAQHPYGSAKYGSRYQGQRGPTPSKSFANFHRTQI; this is encoded by the coding sequence GTGCTGCTCTCCGACCGCGACATCCTCGCCGAGATCGACCTGGGACGGATCGCGCTGGACCCCTACGACGCGGCGATGATCCAGCCCTCGAGCATCGACTTCCGGCTCGACCGGTTCTTCCGCGTCTTCGAGAACCACCGCTACCCCCACATCGACCCCGCGGCCGACCAGTCCGACCTGACGCGCGAGGTCGTGGCCGAGGGCGACGAGCCGTTCATCCTGCACCCGGGCGAGTTCGTGCTCGGGTCGACCTACGAGACGGTGTCGCTGCCCGACGACGTCGCCGCCCGCGTCGAGGGCAAGTCCTCGCTGGGCCGGCTGGGGCTGCTCACGCACGCCACCGCCGGCTTCGTCGATCCCGGCTTCAGCGGCCACGTGACCCTCGAGCTGGCCAACGTCGCGACGCTGCCGATCAAGCTCTACCCGGGCATGAAGATCGGCCAGCTGTGCTTCTTCCGGCTCTCCTCGCCGGCCCAGCACCCCTACGGCTCGGCGAAGTACGGCTCGCGCTACCAGGGCCAGCGCGGCCCGACGCCGTCGAAGTCGTTCGCCAACTTCCACCGGACCCAGATCTGA
- a CDS encoding iron-siderophore ABC transporter substrate-binding protein: MTRLRHLALAAGLGALALSGCSTGSTEDGGDAAASSTTTEVDADAYPVTIEHAFGETTLTEEPKRVATLGWSDQDHAVSLGVVPVGATKLTWGGNDTGSSDYFDAAVEELGAEAPVRYDDADGAPIEEVAQTRPDVILATNSGITEQEYEKLSKIAPVVAYPEAPWTTPWQTSLDTVAKALGRTSAAEEVVAQTQQEIDAAKEDHPEIQGASMIFGYLATTDLSTVGIYAPEDPRVAFMHDLGLEDAPAVAESIKPGEFYSTVSAEKAPELDSDVFLTWAETPEDMEKFTQDKLVGQLPAIAEGHAYAEADKQVAMAVTNPTPLSIPFIIDEFVPEVSKAVQGS; this comes from the coding sequence ATGACGCGACTGCGGCACCTCGCCCTGGCCGCCGGTCTCGGAGCGCTCGCCCTCAGCGGCTGCTCGACCGGCTCGACCGAGGACGGCGGCGATGCCGCGGCCTCCAGCACGACCACGGAGGTGGACGCCGACGCCTACCCCGTGACGATCGAGCACGCCTTCGGCGAGACCACCCTCACCGAGGAGCCGAAGCGCGTGGCCACCCTCGGCTGGAGCGACCAGGACCACGCCGTCTCGCTCGGCGTCGTGCCCGTCGGCGCGACCAAGCTGACCTGGGGCGGCAACGACACCGGCAGCTCGGACTACTTCGACGCCGCCGTCGAGGAGCTCGGCGCCGAGGCGCCGGTGCGCTACGACGACGCGGACGGCGCCCCGATCGAGGAGGTCGCCCAGACGCGGCCCGACGTCATCCTGGCCACCAACTCCGGCATCACCGAGCAGGAGTACGAGAAGCTCTCCAAGATCGCGCCGGTCGTGGCCTACCCCGAGGCGCCCTGGACGACGCCGTGGCAGACCTCGCTCGACACGGTCGCGAAGGCGCTGGGACGCACGAGCGCCGCCGAGGAGGTCGTCGCGCAGACGCAGCAGGAGATCGACGCGGCCAAGGAGGACCACCCCGAGATCCAGGGGGCCTCGATGATCTTCGGCTACCTCGCCACCACCGACCTCTCCACCGTCGGGATCTACGCGCCGGAGGACCCGCGGGTCGCCTTCATGCACGACCTCGGCCTCGAGGACGCCCCGGCGGTCGCGGAGTCGATCAAGCCCGGCGAGTTCTACAGCACCGTCTCGGCCGAGAAGGCCCCCGAGCTGGACTCCGACGTCTTCCTGACCTGGGCCGAGACGCCGGAGGACATGGAGAAGTTCACCCAGGACAAGCTGGTCGGCCAGCTGCCGGCCATCGCCGAGGGCCACGCCTACGCCGAGGCCGACAAGCAGGTCGCGATGGCGGTCACCAACCCGACCCCGCTCTCGATCCCGTTCATCATCGACGAGTTCGTGCCCGAGGTCAGCAAGGCCGTCCAGGGCTCGTGA
- a CDS encoding SGNH/GDSL hydrolase family protein produces MAFQRYVALGDSFTEGVGDPDPDRPAGLRGWADRVAEVLEDRAHDAGTGFGYANLAIRGRKLLPILEEQLDPALALAPDLVTIHAGANDVLRPRVDLDALAAAYDAGVGRLAATGARVVVFTIWDPGGSGIYGALRGRMAVFNEHVREISDRHGTDLVDMWRMRDQPVGQLMDTDRMHLNARGHDAIARAVLAALDVPHAVPPPEPFVAPALSRREQLREDARWTREFLLPWVHRRVTGRSSGDGLAPRRPTLAPVLPSTDRVG; encoded by the coding sequence ATGGCGTTCCAGCGCTACGTCGCCCTCGGCGACTCCTTCACCGAGGGCGTCGGCGACCCCGACCCCGACCGTCCCGCGGGCCTGCGCGGCTGGGCCGACCGGGTCGCGGAGGTGCTCGAGGACCGGGCCCACGACGCGGGCACCGGCTTCGGTTACGCCAACCTCGCCATCCGCGGCCGCAAGCTGCTGCCGATCCTCGAGGAGCAGCTGGACCCCGCGCTGGCGCTCGCCCCCGACCTGGTGACGATCCACGCCGGCGCCAACGACGTGCTGCGCCCGCGGGTCGACCTCGACGCCCTCGCCGCGGCGTACGACGCGGGCGTGGGCCGGCTCGCGGCCACCGGCGCCCGCGTGGTCGTCTTCACGATCTGGGACCCGGGCGGGTCGGGCATCTACGGCGCCCTGCGGGGCCGGATGGCGGTCTTCAACGAGCACGTCCGCGAGATCAGCGACCGCCACGGGACCGACCTGGTCGACATGTGGCGAATGCGCGACCAACCCGTCGGCCAGCTCATGGACACCGACCGGATGCACCTCAACGCCCGCGGCCACGACGCCATCGCCCGGGCCGTGCTGGCGGCCCTCGACGTGCCCCACGCGGTGCCGCCGCCCGAGCCCTTCGTCGCCCCCGCCCTCAGCCGCCGCGAGCAGCTGCGCGAGGACGCCCGCTGGACCCGCGAGTTCCTGCTCCCCTGGGTGCACCGCCGGGTCACCGGGCGCTCCTCGGGCGACGGCCTGGCCCCGCGGCGCCCGACCCTCGCACCGGTGCTGCCGAGCACCGACCGCGTCGGGTAA
- a CDS encoding FecCD family ABC transporter permease, which produces MSTATRTPATPSGRLRARPEGVRRASPVTAVAVLVVALLVVAAASVLLGARWIGPTSLLDPGSPTHEIAAVRLDRTLLGLAVGGALGLVGALMQGLTRNPLADPGVLGVNAGASLAMVVAISVMGVSDIRAYVWWAFAGAAIALVLVHAIASVGRDGATPVKVAIAGAALTAAVTSWVSGLLLVDRKTVESFRLWQVGTVAGRGDEVLLIGLPFLAVGAVLGLACARTLNALALGDDLARGLGRHVVRDRLVVGLATVLLAGSAVALAGPIAFVGLIVPHGVRALVGPDYRSVLPLSLGFGAVLVVAADTVGRLVLPPGEVQVGIMSAVVGVPVFLHLVRRGRIGAL; this is translated from the coding sequence GTGAGCACCGCCACCCGCACGCCCGCCACCCCCTCGGGGCGCCTCCGCGCGCGCCCCGAGGGGGTGCGGCGTGCGTCCCCGGTCACGGCCGTGGCGGTGCTGGTGGTGGCGCTGCTCGTGGTCGCCGCGGCCTCGGTGCTGCTGGGTGCCCGGTGGATCGGGCCGACCTCGCTGCTCGATCCCGGCAGCCCCACCCACGAGATCGCCGCGGTGCGCCTCGACCGCACCCTGCTCGGGCTCGCCGTCGGCGGCGCCCTGGGCCTGGTCGGGGCGCTGATGCAGGGCCTGACCCGCAACCCGCTCGCCGACCCCGGCGTGCTCGGCGTCAACGCCGGCGCCTCGCTCGCCATGGTGGTCGCGATCTCGGTGATGGGCGTCTCCGACATCCGGGCCTACGTCTGGTGGGCCTTCGCCGGCGCGGCGATCGCCCTGGTGCTGGTGCACGCGATCGCCTCGGTGGGCCGCGACGGCGCCACCCCGGTCAAGGTCGCGATCGCCGGCGCCGCGCTCACCGCCGCCGTCACCAGCTGGGTCTCCGGACTGCTGCTCGTCGACCGCAAGACCGTCGAGTCGTTCCGGCTCTGGCAGGTCGGCACCGTGGCCGGGCGCGGCGACGAGGTGCTGCTGATCGGCCTGCCGTTCCTCGCCGTCGGCGCCGTGCTCGGCCTCGCCTGTGCCCGCACCCTCAACGCCCTGGCGCTCGGTGACGACCTCGCCCGCGGGCTGGGCCGCCACGTGGTCCGGGACCGGCTCGTCGTCGGCCTCGCCACGGTGCTGCTCGCCGGGTCGGCCGTCGCGCTCGCCGGGCCGATCGCCTTCGTCGGGCTGATCGTGCCGCACGGCGTACGCGCCCTGGTCGGTCCCGACTACCGGTCGGTGCTGCCGCTGAGCCTCGGTTTCGGCGCGGTGCTGGTCGTCGCCGCCGACACCGTCGGCCGGCTGGTGCTGCCGCCCGGGGAGGTCCAGGTGGGCATCATGAGCGCCGTCGTCGGCGTCCCCGTCTTCCTGCACCTCGTGCGACGCGGCCGGATCGGGGCGCTGTGA
- a CDS encoding FecCD family ABC transporter permease translates to MSTVLGSRPREAATAAAGPAPDPREVVRRARRRPQRRTRLVVASLSALLVTVFLVRITLGDFIVTLPDVVRIVTGTEIPGASYILMESKLPRAVLGVLVGLAFGVGGAIFQTTLRNPLASPDVVGVSVGASTAAVFTIVVLDQRGVALAAAAVLGAVGVAVGVRLLVGAHAGARLVLVGVALSAGLYSVVQYLFTRADEWDTQIVLQWLIGSLNRVDWPTIRVLSLLLLVVVPVLVVLSRSARASELGDDAAAGLGVPPRRADLLLLVAVLLVGVGVAAAGPISFVAFLAGPIARSLNGGRTTLLGAGLVGAIIVVAADHVAAYAVPDVNFPVGVVTGAVGAPFLLWLLATGRTSRRS, encoded by the coding sequence GTGAGCACCGTGCTGGGTTCCCGTCCCCGCGAGGCGGCGACCGCCGCCGCAGGGCCCGCGCCCGACCCGCGGGAGGTCGTACGCCGCGCCCGCCGCCGCCCGCAGCGGCGTACCCGCCTGGTGGTCGCGTCGCTCTCCGCGCTCCTGGTGACCGTCTTCCTGGTGCGGATCACGCTGGGCGACTTCATCGTGACGCTGCCCGACGTGGTGCGGATCGTCACCGGCACCGAGATCCCCGGGGCGTCGTACATCCTGATGGAGAGCAAGCTGCCGCGCGCCGTGCTCGGCGTGCTGGTCGGGCTGGCCTTCGGGGTCGGCGGGGCGATCTTCCAGACCACGCTGCGCAACCCGCTGGCCAGCCCCGACGTGGTCGGCGTGAGCGTCGGCGCCAGCACCGCCGCGGTGTTCACCATCGTCGTGCTCGACCAGCGCGGCGTCGCCCTGGCCGCCGCCGCGGTGCTCGGCGCCGTCGGCGTCGCCGTCGGCGTGCGGCTGCTCGTGGGCGCGCACGCGGGGGCCCGGCTCGTGCTGGTCGGGGTGGCGCTGAGCGCGGGGCTCTACTCCGTCGTGCAGTACCTCTTCACCCGCGCCGACGAGTGGGACACGCAGATCGTGCTGCAGTGGCTGATCGGCAGCCTCAACCGCGTCGACTGGCCGACCATCCGCGTGCTCTCCCTGCTCCTGCTGGTCGTGGTGCCCGTGCTGGTGGTGCTGTCCCGCTCGGCCCGGGCCTCCGAGCTCGGTGACGACGCGGCCGCCGGGCTCGGCGTACCCCCACGACGGGCCGACCTGCTGCTGCTCGTCGCGGTGCTGCTCGTCGGGGTCGGCGTGGCCGCCGCCGGCCCGATCTCGTTCGTGGCCTTCCTCGCCGGGCCGATCGCGCGGTCGCTCAACGGCGGTCGCACCACGCTGCTCGGCGCCGGGCTGGTCGGCGCGATCATCGTGGTCGCCGCCGACCACGTCGCGGCGTACGCCGTGCCGGACGTCAACTTCCCCGTCGGCGTGGTCACCGGTGCCGTCGGCGCCCCCTTCCTGCTGTGGCTGCTCGCCACCGGACGCACCTCCCGGAGGTCCTGA
- a CDS encoding ABC transporter ATP-binding protein, which produces MPDLPDPSRTAGRLRTERVTLGYGDRAVVTDLTTTVPDGRVTVIVGANACGKSTLLRGMARLLTPTAGSVLLDGRAIASLPSRQVARTLGLLPQNPVTPEGVSVVDLVGRGRHPHQGALRRWSSADEEAVAEALRLTDTLDLAERLVDELSGGQRQRVWIAMALAQQTDLLLLDEPTTYLDVAHQVEVLDLLAELNEARGTTVVMVLHDLNLAARYADHLVAMRDGRIVAAGTPAEVITEPCVSEVFGMACRVVPDPVTGTPMVVPLGRAARHRTQEVPA; this is translated from the coding sequence ATGCCCGACCTGCCCGACCCGTCCCGGACCGCCGGCCGGCTGCGCACCGAGCGCGTGACGCTGGGGTACGGCGACCGCGCGGTCGTCACCGACCTCACCACCACCGTCCCCGACGGCCGGGTCACCGTCATCGTCGGCGCCAACGCCTGCGGCAAGTCGACGCTGCTGCGCGGGATGGCGCGGCTGCTCACGCCGACCGCTGGGTCCGTGCTGCTCGACGGCCGGGCGATCGCCTCGCTGCCCTCCCGCCAGGTCGCCCGCACCCTGGGCCTGCTGCCCCAGAACCCCGTCACCCCCGAGGGCGTCAGCGTGGTCGACCTCGTCGGGCGCGGTCGCCACCCCCACCAGGGCGCGCTGCGCCGCTGGTCCTCGGCCGACGAGGAGGCGGTCGCCGAGGCGCTGCGGCTGACCGACACCCTCGACCTCGCCGAGCGGCTCGTCGACGAGCTCTCCGGCGGCCAGCGCCAGCGGGTGTGGATCGCGATGGCGCTGGCCCAGCAGACCGACCTGCTCCTGCTCGACGAGCCCACGACGTACCTCGACGTCGCCCACCAGGTCGAGGTCCTCGACCTCCTCGCCGAGCTCAACGAGGCGCGTGGCACGACCGTGGTGATGGTGCTGCACGACCTCAACCTCGCGGCGAGGTACGCCGACCACCTCGTCGCCATGCGCGACGGCCGCATCGTGGCCGCCGGCACCCCCGCCGAGGTGATCACCGAGCCGTGCGTCAGCGAGGTCTTCGGCATGGCCTGTCGCGTCGTGCCCGACCCCGTCACCGGCACCCCCATGGTCGTCCCGCTGGGACGCGCCGCCCGCCACCGGACCCAGGAGGTCCCCGCATGA
- a CDS encoding siderophore-interacting protein has protein sequence MSPTTATTAASPVLPLVLTEVEAVEVTRLSPSFVRVVFAGDQLADMGVDGPWLDQRIKLVLPEEHGTLPSLQGVGADWYADWRALPPQQRGHMRTYTVRELEGYGADTRLVVDFVVHEDGLAGPGAGWALRARPGMRVVLLAPRRGVPFGGIEFTPGEATSLLLVGDESAVPAIAGILAGLGCGASGTVFLEVPDALDFQDLPAPTGVEVRWLVRGHRDVGSRLVPAVRECLGLPSSAPGADPTVVEVDPELWETPAYSSSGEEVAGRATNPTSGPLEGVFAWIAGESTMVTRLRRALVQEVGVDRRQVAFMGYWRRGVAMQS, from the coding sequence ATGAGCCCGACCACCGCCACCACCGCGGCGTCGCCCGTCCTGCCGCTGGTGCTCACCGAGGTCGAGGCCGTCGAGGTCACCCGGCTGTCGCCGTCCTTCGTCCGGGTCGTCTTCGCCGGCGACCAGCTGGCCGACATGGGCGTCGACGGCCCGTGGCTGGACCAGCGCATCAAGCTGGTGCTGCCCGAGGAGCACGGCACGCTGCCCTCGCTCCAGGGCGTCGGCGCGGACTGGTACGCCGACTGGCGCGCCCTCCCGCCGCAGCAGCGCGGCCACATGCGGACCTACACGGTGCGCGAGCTCGAGGGGTACGGCGCCGACACCCGCCTCGTCGTCGACTTCGTGGTCCACGAGGACGGCCTCGCCGGACCGGGCGCCGGCTGGGCACTGCGGGCCCGGCCGGGGATGCGCGTCGTGCTGCTGGCCCCGCGGCGCGGCGTGCCGTTCGGCGGCATCGAGTTCACCCCGGGCGAGGCCACCTCGCTGCTGCTGGTGGGCGACGAGTCCGCGGTCCCGGCCATCGCCGGCATCCTGGCCGGCCTCGGCTGCGGCGCGTCCGGCACGGTCTTCCTCGAGGTCCCGGACGCCCTCGACTTCCAGGACCTCCCCGCCCCCACCGGCGTCGAGGTCCGCTGGCTGGTCCGCGGCCACCGCGACGTGGGCAGCCGACTGGTGCCGGCGGTGCGGGAGTGCCTCGGGCTGCCGTCGTCGGCGCCGGGTGCGGACCCGACGGTCGTCGAGGTCGACCCCGAGCTGTGGGAGACCCCGGCGTACTCCAGCTCCGGCGAGGAGGTCGCCGGCCGCGCGACCAACCCCACCTCCGGCCCCCTCGAGGGTGTCTTCGCCTGGATCGCCGGCGAGTCCACCATGGTCACCCGCCTGCGCCGCGCGCTCGTCCAGGAGGTCGGCGTCGACCGCCGCCAGGTCGCCTTCATGGGCTACTGGCGGCGGGGGGTGGCGATGCAGTCGTAG